The following coding sequences lie in one Trichoderma breve strain T069 chromosome 1, whole genome shotgun sequence genomic window:
- a CDS encoding autophagy protein apg5 domain-containing protein, with amino-acid sequence MSTSASSIPQALWAAQVPLHITHRSAPSTPFITSVPRFSYLSLLLPRLSAFFDAPCSSFHFEDVQLRNLAVGLLADLYAPSLPWRLVVDDGVAWDIGDTFLNSVKEADFVRYGNANQIMKMSKEHTTQLWNSVIDNDYAAFSKIHTRLLNAPATLKHAPMRVYIPSTPPDAGGDGSPSAPAADRKPKLLGQALKDLMPTLFPSSRDPVLASVVLHGVSAPFDAPLGEMMREAAYPDGWLCFVVVV; translated from the exons ATGTCCACTTCAGCCTCGTCCATACCCCAGGCGCTCTGGGCCGCTCAGGTCCCCTTGCACATCACTCACCGGTCCGCGCCCTCTACACCCTTCATCACAAGCGTCCCACGCTTCAGCTACCTGTCGCTTCTGCTGCCGCGCCTGTCGGCCTTCTTCGACGCACCCTGCTCCAGCTTTCACTTTGAGGATGTGCAGCTAAGGAACCTGGCGGTGGGGTTGCTGGCCGACCTGTACGCGCCTAGCCTGCCGTGGCGGCTGGTGGTGGACGATGGGGTTGCATGGGATATTGGCGATACATTTCTGAATAGCGTCAAGGAG GCCGACTTTGTTCGCTACGGCAACGCCAATCAGATCATGAAGATGTCCAAGGAACACACCACTCAGCTCTGGAACTCAGTCATTGACAATGACTACGCTGCGTTTTCCAAGATACACACACGCCTGCTCAATGCTCCAGCCACCCTCAAGCACGCCCCCATGCGGGTGTACATCCCCTCAACCCCCCCTGATGCAGGCGGTGATGGTTCCCCCTCTGCTCCCGCAGCCG ACCGCAAGCCAAAGCTGCTGGGGCAGGCCCTCAAGGACCTGATGCCCACGCTGTTTCCCAGCAGTCGAGACCCCGTGTTGGCGAGCGTGGTGCTTCACGGCGTGTCCGCTCCCTTTGACGCACCCTTGGGAGAAATGATGAGGGAAGCTGCATATCCTGATGGGTGGCTTTGCtttgtggttgttgtttaA
- a CDS encoding fungal zn(2)-Cys(6) binuclear cluster domain-containing protein — MDPGPDSKRPRLTSWAGAGPPPTTLPHPHHHSLPPSPHHSLPHPSHAPHAASNPQLPPPPPPPPPPSQGPSHHHHHYQPYPPRAPELPPPAPPAPASDPYRQPPPPPPQHHPGPQHPGPQHPGPQHPGPQHPMSPAHTPYHPYPNRDTIIKREPGEDLRRPNSTGHAPESLPPPPQMAPPHPQQQHPQQQHPQQHPQQHPQQPPQQHPPPPPFQDNPPPRHMNYENGPPSLPPTPSAYRAPSFPPPPTPMAHQSSYEQTPSYQPAEPFYNVYSTQKKKNTRASQACDQCRQLKAKCDETKPCKTCRDKGTECRYRDPVPKATDKAQADILDGISSMQSTLATLAERFGHMDDRLTKMEAVFSKTPNFLQLKRDPSHDPELKPMSMPAPGSPRPPDEYMMDRSPVDEISRDHPVLSTESVPAESVPTEPAATTFMAEDEIEAEPGPPVPPGEPAIPINHTTLAGLLLDWDPIRELTRKHLEREGIKFVSEYPISQEQNRGILKVYGRGEDAHFRVSREATADHGNVDMGDDNMSDIVSSSPAADWGQLGGLSPGDQIEYRGGVLGSDGNPDFSEHKIAQYVESFKNNILNMHPIIQPKVVDEWVHQFLNDLPTVNPKPKPQPLKSAFAVSQPLEVTGSKRKRTPEADGPSTPGPVRVGKPSRSIHSALVLIIIALGKICLHQEDVPDVIFPVDPIPHGSPVSRNGVPPSPTQGSPPGFSSHSQSSGFPSPRDQERGYQSRRSSIHGTSGTVRSGYSLKKNYEVIPGLEYFALATDILGNHTGAYHNMKNVYANIFAGLYHGQLARPLESFAFIHKAGHKLQVIMRPSLDKLRRIKTKMEFIQETKYNQLALAFWTCLQLESDLIAELPLPPSGLLQYENDMPQPNMSLLQGFDQRVVDSYPAQLYLRTHLNSIHRMFYSPDDSSKPEGLKNVDLVAGGVSGMRWVPASFRFNETDPPANDILSARLRGKYWGAQMITYRPFVRQILQWSFEVKRHPSSPHIPIMSEYRDGIIAPYIRPDTKTPGQLDPSIIELARKGIVALIESTRAFQGLGDKRPIITNVFGTAHAQWGNLLVLSAAFKDPVLHKFVDEGLLRHLFTKTIAFLRQSATHTSSLRIDMHILEGLQRDLFPMDGRTDGRTASSFSSTPPYANSDPNIAPPPMVSQPPPHIGTPSGQ; from the exons ATGGATCCAGGACCCGACAGCAAACGACCGCGCCTCACGTCGTGGGCGGGTGCCGGGCCGCCGCCCACTACGTTGCcgcatcctcatcatcattctcttcctccgtcACCTCATCActctcttcctcatccttcTCACGCTCCTCATGCTGCTTCCAATCCCCAGctaccgccgccgccgccgccgcctcctcctccctcccaAGGCCCgtctcaccaccatcaccactaCCAGCCGTACCCGCCTCGTGCCCCCGAGCTGCCTCCTCCCGCGCCGCCAGCACCGGCGTCG GACCCGTACCGCcaaccgccgccgccgccgccgcagcatcACCCGGGACCTCAGCACCCGGGACCTCAGCACCCGGGACCGCAACATCCAGGGCCTCAGCATCCCATGTCGCCTGCGCATACTCCCTATCACCCATATCCCAACCGAGATACCATCATAAAGCGAGAGCCCGGCGAGGATCTACGGAGGCCCAACTCGACAGGCCATGCGCCAGAGTCGCTTCCGCCGCCACCACAAATGGCACCTCCACACcctcagcaacaacatcctcagcagcagcatcctcaacagcaccctcaacagcatcctcagcagccaccgcagcagcaccctccgccgcctcccttCCAAGATAACCCTCCGCCACGACACATGAATTACGAGAATGGGccgccatcattgcctcCGACTCCCTCAGCATACCGCGCTCCCAGCTTTCCTCCCCCTCCTACACCGATGGCGCATCAGTCTTCCTACGAACAGACTCCCAGTTACCAACCCGCGGAACCTTTCTACAACGTTTACTCAAcccagaaaaagaagaatactAGAGCTTCACAG GCATGCGACCAGTGTCGACAACTCAAGGCCAAGTGCGATGAGACGAAACCGTGTAAAACGTGCAGAGATAAGGGCACGGAATGCAGATATCGCGACCCCGTGCCAAAAGC AACCGATAAAGCGCAGGCCGATATTCTGGATGGTATCTCGAGCATGCAGTCTACGCTTGCCACGCTCGCAGAGCGCTTCGGGCACATGGATGATAGGTTGACCAAAATGGAAGCAGTCTTCTCAAAAACGCCAAACTTTCTTCAGCTTAAACGAGATCCCAGTCATGATCCAGAGCTCAAGCCCATGTCAATGCCCGCTCCGGGCTCGCCACGTCCGCCGGACGAGTATATGATGGACCGATCTCCCGTGGATGAAATTTCTCGAGACCACCCGGTACTGTCTACTGAATCGGTGCCGGCAGAGTCAGTGCCCACTGAGCCTGCGGCCACTACATTCATGGCCGAAGACGAGATAGAGGCGGAGCCTGGCCCTCCCGTTCCCCCAGGAGAGCCTGCAATCCCCATCAACCATACTACTTTGGCCGGCCTTCTTCTAGACTGGGACCCGATCAGAGAGCTAACGCGGAAGCACCTGGAGCGCGAAGGCATCAAGTTTGTCAGCGAGTACCCCATCAGTCAAGAGCAGAATCGCGGTATCTTGAAGGTATATGGACGAGGTGAAGACGCGCATTTCCGCGTTTCCAGAGAGGCAACGGCTGATCACGGCAACGTTGATATGGGCGATGACAACATGTCGGACAtcgtctcctcttctcccgctGCGGATTGGGGCCAGCTAGGCGGTCTAAGTCCCGGCGATCAGATTGAGTATCGAGGCGGCGTTCTTGGCTCCGATGGAAACCCGGATTTCAGCGAGCACAAGATTGCGCAGTATGTGGAGAGCTTCAAAAACAACATCTTGAACATGCACCCCATCATTCAGCCGAAAGTCGTCGACGAGTGGGTCCACCAGTTCTTGAACGATCTTCCCACAGTCAATCCAAAGCCGAAGCCCCAGCCGTTGAAGTCGGCTTTCGCCGTCTCTCAGCCACTGGAGGTCACAGGCTCCAAGAGAAAGCGAACTCCCGAGGCGGATGGGCCTTCAACGCCAGGGCCTGTTCGCGTTGGCAAGCCGAGCCGTTCGATTCACAGCGCGCTggttctcatcatcattgctcTCGGCAAGATCTGCTTGCATCAGGAGGATGTGCCCGACGTGATATTCCCGGTCGACCCGATCCCCCATGGGAGCCCAGTCAGCCGCAACGGCGTGCCCCCATCGCCAACACAGGGATCGCCTCCGGGATTTTCATCACACTCACAATCCTCTGGCTTTCCGTCTCCCCGAGACCAAGAACGAGGCTACCAGAGCAGGAGATCATCTATCCACGGCACTAGTGGGACTGTTCGCTCAGGGTACAGCCTGAAAAAGAACTATGAGGTGATTCCCGGCCTCGAGTACTTTGCGCTGGCAACGGACATTCTAGGAAACCACACGGGCGCCTACCATAATATGAAGAATGTCTACGCCAATATCTTTGCTGGATTGTATCACGGCCAGCTTGCGCGTCCGCTGGAGAGCTTCGCCTTTATTCACAAAGCGGGCCACAAGTTGCAAGTCATTATGAGACC GAGTTTGGATAAGCTACGGAGGATAAAGACCAAAATGGAGTTCATCCAGGAAACAAAGTACAACCAGCTTGCACTCGCCTTTTGGACATGTCTGCAGCTAGAAAG TGACTTGATTGCCGAGCTTCCACTGCCGCCTTCTGGCCTTTTGCAGTACGAGAATGACATGCCTCAGCCCAACATGAGTCTTCTGCAAGGGTTCGACCAAAGAGTTGTAGACAGCTATCCAGCGCAGCTCTATCTCCGGACGCACTTAAACAGCATCCACCGCATGTTCTACTCCCCGGATGATTCTAGCAAACCCGAGGGGCTCAAGAACGTGGATCTCGTGGCAGGTGGTGTCTCCGGCATGCGATGGGTCCCGGCCAGCTTCCGCTTCAACGAGACCGACCCCCCTGCCAATGACATTCTGTCGGCGCGTCTGAGAGGCAAGTATTGGGGAGCGCAAATGATTACGTACCGGCCATTCGTTCGGCAAATCCTCCAGTGGTCCTTTGAGGTGAAACGTCACCCCTCGAGTCCCCACATCCCCATCATGTCAGAATACCGCGATGGTATCATTGCGCCGTATATCCGCCCGGATACTAAGACACCGGGCCAACTGGATCCCTCCATCATCGAGCTGGCCCGAAAGGGCATTGTGGCTTTGATTGAAAGTACCAGGGCGTTTCAAGGGCTTGGGGATAAGCGACCCATCATCACTAACGTGTTTGGCACGGCGCATGC TCAATGGGGCAATCTTCTCGTTCTTTCAGCGGCTTTCAAAGACCCTGTCTTGCACAAGTTTGTAGACGAAGGACTTTTACGCCACTTGTTTACCAAGACGATTGCGTTTCTTCGACAGTCGGCAACGCATACGAGCTCTCTGAGGATTGACATGCACATCTTGGAGGGACTTCAGCGAGACCTATTTCCAATGGACGGAAGGACAGACGGAAGGACagcctcgagcttctcctcca CACCGCCCTATGCCAACAGCGATCCTAATATTGCACCACCACCGATGGTGTCACAACCACCGCCGCATATCGGAACGCCTTCTGGGCAGTAA
- a CDS encoding DEAD/DEAH box helicase domain-containing protein produces MAPQTPEQMLRLWYAKLWAPTVDLIGDIAGKEPFIIHGESLIRHCLEESPADFQDGFQLLHAVYFVERFLSNLQNRGCDFDIVFFRDLRDVCVPHLSGFEYKYQYARTVIIKHLQRHTMECAKTTGARSSVLEFNSFSSKEFNEYLKGLPIHFVLCHDGVESEDVKDTTILRYFIRRLISMGKNAAIINSLKWKSSKAYAPLLSKSPVRLPRLPISPEFDSPFTSLYSQNYECLRPILVEPHDLTIRERLGITACLSLVGASKDNLTDHDSLQEGVQAFLLHLAVLKHCTLLERQHWVGPQRCHPHPEDQEFLRHIIELSLMLLEKDDWITSMDISENDWDLYDAIDGSLFHFMLESIRSSQWLPSQIIQSWQHLWSAFRAGTDADFAEHLPQLTITSVENLQGDSNSLQVSALPFSHPVLDTFLKDIKLKESQDVQDTSSHSVFEDLHHWHNTKLLIPQRKIQKLGFFARRNMQRRLASVVAYSASLTNARGKLINPEIVVVKKTTAVHNFKNKGSQKEKGNGNLQSQSKSKKPGRQGNKPGGRENALRAAQEVQEQKALTKRDNVITLWAATCQDIEKDHSVVSRYLKTIKFLNERSKDDNIALGSEIHLYLCHLLGRLWAKAQAAVKVSPSAGVYLIALMWKWLQELPAIGVSKTVAKTIEKLTSCLKIPNLVVNVGDQTQKMSFKFDYSSFKSMKSSMSNFRQMQLEFAAPYMDRRFDSRQDNRVPFNPDAWQIKVLDSIDANNSLLVIAPTSAGKTFISFYAMKKVLEESDDGVLVYVAPTKALVNQIAAEIGARFTKTYNKPGKSVWAIYTRDYRVQSPTGCQILVTVPHMLQILLLAPTNAKGPNAWSQRIKRIIFDEVHCIGQDSDGVVWEQLLLSAPCPIIALSATIGNPEPFQEWLSQVQKSKGLKLDTVVHTARYSDLRKFIYMPQEYEPFHGLRRSKTLPFIHPIVALTDRARTALEDLSLEARDCLRLWESMKKILSEEELVKFGVPDPSTILPETISKSDVLRWEAELKQSLRSIIENQGSTFRKIRKLLELPSTQEIPLSEFIPDLESIFHLVVDLHKQDALPALVFHYDTHGCEKIAKLICTMLVESETKWKENSAEWAQKVKDYEAWKRSEDNQQSRRVVQRNRGDGGDDSRMSKQEQLREEANVETSRWASFNPNAPLDRFSFADTTKMQALEANEMIRPLRGVVDGLLLAALQRGVGVHHSSLNREYRQVVEVMFRKGYLRVVVATGTLALGINMPCKTVIFHEDSVFLTAQNFRQASGRAGRRGFDLLGNIVFNQIPRERVYEIMSARLPGLNGQFPISTTLILRLFSLLHGSDNCQFAVTMVQSLLSQTRLYLGGPESEMSIKHHVRFSIEYLRRQNLLSATGVPINFASIIGHLYFMENAVFAFHSLLRGGYFHQLCSDIFTSPERVLLEMMLVLSHLFVRIPVKSNEKMVEIAKTSSSVIFLPPLPQEAERLLIRHNKETLSIFKRYVRSYVSHNLTNKRDRSLPFTQTVVGQENPIYWATTDSSAAGMVRSPFVALSGETDDFKTIHELCQTARGDVFLEESAIPTIPIWPHDTNVRFNAHLYDYYKHGSMHVLARDNGIRRGDVWFHLKEFSRTLSTIISSLTILMDAKDLDAEEEFESFENEAETTVSGSEDGSDEEAASSSTSLDGWDDGEDDPVGRQKKGKGLHRVLYAFIRLREEFDGKFHREWA; encoded by the exons ATGGCGCCCCAAACGCCAGAACAGATGCTTCGTTTGTGGTATGCCAAACTATGGGCTCCCACCGTTGATCTGATCGGCGACATTGCCGGCAAAGAGCCATTCATCATTCATGGCGAGTCTTTGATTCGACACTGTCTTGAGGAGTCGCCTGCAGATTTTCAAG ATGGATTCCAGTTGTTGCACGCTGTGTATTTCGTTGAAAGATTCCTTAGCAATCTTCAAAACAGAGGCTGTGACTTTgacatcgtcttcttccggGATTTAAGGGACGTTTGCGTTCCTCATCTCTCTGGCTTCGAGTACAAATATCAGTACGCAAGAACGgtcatcatcaagcatctCCAGAGACATACTATGGAATGCGCAAAGACGACTGGCGCCCGATCATCCGTTTTAGAATTCAACTCTTTTTCTAGTAAAGAATTCAATGAGTACCTGAAGGGTCTACCAATCCATTTTGTTCTATGTCACGACGGGGTTGAATCGGAAGATGTCAAAGATACCACCATATTGCGATATTTCATCCGTCGTCTGATCTCTATGGGCAAAAATGCAGCCATTATTAACTCCCTTAAGTGGAAGAGTTCAAAG GCATATGCACCGTTGCTAAGCAAGTCGCCCGTCCGACTGCCACGATTGCCCATCTCACCGGAATTTGACTCGCCATTTACCTCACTATATAGTCAAAATTATGAATGTCTCCGGCCTATACTGGTTGAACCCCACGACCTCACTATTCGAGAGCGCCTAGGTATCACTGCCTGTTTGTCTCTAGTCGGAGCGTCAAAGGACAATTTGACGGATCATGATAGTCTGCAGGAAGGAGTACAAgcgtttcttcttcatcttgcagTCCTCAAACACTGCACCCTACTTGAACGTCAGCATTGGGTTGGGCCCCAGCGTTGCCATCCACACCCAGAGGACCAAGAATTCTTGCGTCACATCATCGAACTGTCATTAATGTTGTTGGAAAAAGATGATTGGATAACGAGCATGGATATTTCTGAAAATGACTGGGATTTGtatgatgccattgatggaTCTTTGTTCCATTTCATGCTCGAGTCTATCCGCTCTAGCCAGTGGCTTCCCAGCCAAATCATCCAGTCATGGCAACACCTCTGGTCAGCTTTTCGCGCAGGAACTGATGCGGATTTTGCAGAGCATCTCCCGCAACTTACTATCACTTCGGTGGAAAACCTTCAAGGAGATTCGAATAGCTTGCAAGTCTCGGCTTTGCCTTTTAGCCATCCTGTGCTGGACACATTTCTCAAGGATATCAAGCTGAAGGAGAGTCAGGATGTACAAGACACATCTTCTCACTCCGTCTTTGAGGATCTTCACCATTGGCACAACACCAAGCTGCTAATACCACAAAGAAAGATCCAAAAGCTCGGCTTTTTTGCGAGAAGAAATATGCAAAGGCGCCTTGCTAGCGTTGTAGCATATTCGGCGAGTCTCACAAACGCAAGAGGCAAACTCATTAACCCTGAGATTGTCGTCGTGAAGAAGACTACTGCGGTGCATAACTTCAAGAATAAGGGGTcacagaaagagaaagggaatggcaatcttcaatctcaatctAAGTCCAAGAAACCGGGTCGCCAAGGGAACAAGCCAGGTGGCAGAGAGAACGCACTCCGAGCGGCCCAGGAGGTTCAGGAGCAGAAAGCCTTAACCAAGCGAGACAACGTAATCACCCTATGGGCCGCTACATGCCAAGACATTGAGAAGGATCATTCTGTTGTATCTCGCTATCTCAAAACCATCAAGTTCTTGAACGAACGATCCAAGGATGACAATATTGCGCTGGGATCCGAGATCCACCTTTACCTGTGCCATCTTCTTGGGCGGTTATGGGCAAAAGCACAGGCAGCTGTCAAAGTATCCCCTAGTGCCG GCGTTTACCTCATCGCACTTATGTGGAAATGGCTTCAGGAGCTTCCGGCTATTGGGGTATCCAAGACGGTAGCCAAGACGATTGAGAAACTGACATCTTGCCTCAAGATTCCAAACCTTGTGGTTAATGTCGGTGACCAGACACAAAAGATGTCATTCAAATTTGACTATAGTTCTTTCAAGAGCATGAAAAGTTCCATGTCAAACTTTCGGCAAATGCAGCTCGAATTTGCAGCGCCTTACATGGATCGACGATTCGATTCTCGGCAGGATAATCGGGTGCCATTCAACCCAGATGCTTGGCAGATTAAAGTTCTCGACTCAATTGATGCCAATAACAGTCTCCTTGTCATTGCTCCAACCTCTGCGGGTAAAACATTCATCTCGTTCTATGCTATGAAGAAAGTACTTGAGGAAAGCGATGACGGGGTCTTGGTATATGTTGCTCCAACCAAAGCTCTGGTAAACCAGATCGCCGCCGAAATTGGCGCTCGCTTCACCAAAACATATAATAAGCCAGGTAAGTCTGTTTGGGCAATATACACTCGAGACTACCGAGTCCAAAGTCCAACTGGATGCCAAATACTTGTCACCGTACCCCATATGCTACAGATCCTCTTGCTTGCTCCGACAAACGCCAAAGGCCCAAATGCATGGTCACAACGCATCAAGAGGATCATATTCGACGAGGTCCATTGTATTGGCCAGGATTCAGATGGTGTGGTTTGGGAACAGCTGCTTCTATCCGCTCCTTGTCCCATCATCGCTCTCTCAGCAACCATTGGGAACCCCGAACCTTTTCAGGAGTGGCTCTCACAAGTTCAGAAAAGTAAAGGATTGAAACTGGATACGGTAGTGCACACGGCTCGCTATTCGGATCTTCGAAAATTTATCTATATGCCTCAAGAATACGAACCGTTTCATGGGCTTCGGCGCAGCAAGACACTTCCC TTTATCCACCCAATTGTGGCTTTGACTGATAG GGCTCGCACAGCGCTTGAGGATCTCTCCCTGGAGGCGAGAGATTGTCTACGCCTGTGGGaaagcatgaagaagattctcTCAGAGGAAGAGCTTGTCAAGTTTGGCGTCCCAGACCCCTCTACCATTCTCCCAGAGACAATATCAAAGTCGGATGTTCTTCGGTGGGAGGCAGAGCTCAAACAGTCACTCAGAAGCATCATAGAGAACCAAGGCTCTACGTTCCGGAAAATCAGGAAACTTTTGGAGTTACCTTCGACCCAAGAAATCCCCCTCTCTGAATTCATTCCTGACTTGGAAAGTATATTTCATCTTGTCGTCGATCTGCATAAGCAAGATGCCCTGCCTGCTCTAGTATTTCACTATGACACTCACGGTTGTGAGAAGATCGCGAAGCTGATATGCACGATGCTTGTTGAGTCTGAGACAAAGTGGAAAGAGAACTCAGCCGAATGGGCTCAGAAAGTGAAAGACTATGAGGCTTGGAAGAGGTCTGAGGATAATCAACAGAGTCGAAGAGTCGTTCAACGGAACAGAGGCGATGGCGGAGACGACTCCAGGATGTCAAAGCAAGAGCAGTTACGTGAAGAGGCAAATGTCGAGACAAGTCGTTGGGCGAGTTTCAACCCAAATGCTCCACTGGACCGATTCAGTTTTGCAGATACGACGAAGATGCAGGCATTAGAGGCAAATGAAATGATTCGACCTCTACGAGGAGTGGTCGATGGTTTGTTGCTCGCAGCTCTTCAACGGGGCGTTGGAGTGCACCACTCCAGTCTGAACCGAGAATATCGTCAAGT GGTTGAAGTCATGTTCCGTAAAGGGTACTTGAGGGTGGTTGTTGCCACTGGTACACTGGCCCTCGGTATCAATATGCCCTGCAAAACGGTCATTTTCCACGAAGATTCTGTGTTTCTTACTGCCCAGAACTTCAGGCAAGCTTCAGGACGTGCAGGACGACGAGGCTTTGATCTTCTTGGGAACATTGTGTTCAACCAGATCCCACGAGAACGCGTGTATGAAATCATGTCGGCGCGGCTGCCGGGCCTCAATGGACAGTTTCCGATATCTACAACCCTTATCCTCAGGCTGTTCTCACTACTTCATGGGTCTGATAACTGCCAATTTGCAGTTACTATGGTGCAGTCGTTGCTGTCGCAAACGCGCCTCTATCTGGGCGGGCCAGAATCGGAGATGTCCATTAAGCATCACGTTCGGTTTTCCATCGAATACCTCAGAAGGCAGAACTTGCTTTCTGCTACTGGTGTTCCTATTAATTTTGCCAGCATTATAGGCCACTTGTACTTTATGGAGAATGCGGTGTTTGCTTTTCACTCCCTCCTGAGGGGCGGGTACTTCCATCAACTCTGCTCGGATATTTTTACGAGTCCAGAGCGAGTATTACTAGAAATGATGCTGGTACTATCCCACTTGTTTGTTCGAATACCAGTCAAGAGCAACGAGAAGATGGTTGAGATAGCCAAAACCTCGTCGTCTGTCATCTTTCTTCCGCCTCTTCCACAGGAAGCGGAACGCCTACTCATTCGACATAACAAGGAGACTCTGTCCATCTTCAAGAGATACGTCCGGTCGTATGTCAGCCATAACTTGACGAATAAGAGGGATCGGTCGTTGCCGTTTACCCAAACGGTCGTTGGTCAGGAAAATCCCATCTATTGGGCTACTACTGACTCGAGCGCTGCTGGCATGGTGCGTTCCCCTTTCGTTGCCTTGTCTGGGGAAACGGACGACTTCAAGACAATTCACGAGCTGTGCCAGACGGCACGTGGAGATGTCTTTTTGGAAGAATCGGCCATTCCAACGATACCGATCTGGCCACATGATACCAACGTGAGATTTAATGCTCATCTATACGATTACTACAAGCACGGCAGCATGCATGTCCTTGCGAGAGACAACGGAATTCGACGCGGAGATGTGTGGTTTCACCTTAAAGAGTTCTCTCGTACTCTGTCTACCATCATTAGCAGTCTAACTATTCTCATGGACGCCAAAGACCTGGACGCGGAAGAAGAGTTTGAAAGCTTCGAGAACGAGGCTGAAACCACAGTTAGCGGATCTGAAgatggcagtgatgaagaagcagcttcatcctcaaCTAGCCTAGATGGCTGGGATGATGGCGAAGATGACCCTGTTGGGAGACAGAAAAAGGGCAAAGGCTTACACCGAGTGCTTTATGCATTCATTCGGTTGAGGGAGGAGTTTGATGGCAAGTTCCACCGCGAATGGGCATAA